The genomic stretch GCGAACCAGTGCAGATTGCCCCATtggcaccggttcgtaagggaaccggtaccaatggcttagatggatgccccattttccactagtgatagCACTTGGTAACATGTTCATGTGGTTCGTAGCAATACGAAGATCAGAAAAGATCAAAAGCTTCCTCCGCCTCGGACCTGATCCGTGCGTGGCGATTGATTTGGTGATTAACCCACACATGCACTTGGGGCTGACTCGATCGTGGCTCTGCCCCATAACGATCGGGGCTAAACAGAGCGAATAAAAACAACCGGTAGATTGAAGCTGCAACTCGATACCGAGATGGAATCGATCTCGTGGCGGCACGTATGAAAAGAGCAGCAGCAAACAGTCCGAATGAAAAAACGGGGTGAGAGGGCTGGAGGTGCTCTTaggacatgtacaatggtgatatcttagcagtgtcacgtaggataaatgctgaggtggagaaaagagaaagataaaaaaagactttgcctgatctgttagcacaatctctctcatAGGATGTCTCGTTATTAAAGATAAGACTATAAAACAACCCGGTGTATACATTatattttattgttatatctagattacgtgTGGCAGGATTAAGATAAAACCATCTTATCAACCATTTCACATCCAAGTGTCCGATGCGAAAGCCAGCGGCGTTACGGTCGGCCGGTAGCCGACACATAAATGAAGCCCCGCGAAATGTTCCGTTATACTAGAGCACAAATCGTTCGATTTCAAACTCTGTTCCTCTCCTCACTCGCTTCCCCCAAATCCCCTCCCACAGTTGCCCGCTTCAGCCCACCGAAGAAAGCTAGGGTTTCCCGGTCGGAATCTCCGCGAGAATGCCGGCCAGCGCCGCCGCGGGGGTCGCCGCGGAGGGCGATGAGGAGAAGCCGGCGGGCAGGGAGCTGCTGTACTGCGGCACGACGCGCTTCGACATCATGGGCCGGAAGGTGAAGGGCGTCATGCGGGGCAGCAGAGGCAACCTGGTGTCCCCGGCGCGGCTGCGCCCTCTCGTGGGCGTCGACATCCGCTTCGTCGCCTCCGGATGCGGTGAGCTCCCCCCGCCGCGCGCCGGCGTCTCAGATGGTGGTGGACTGGTGGTGTTACGTCCTGGTTGATTTCTTCATTTAATATCCTAGGCCCAGTTTGTGCGTGCGAATGCTTGAATATCCTGGAATATTTGTAATTTCCTAGGTCATTTTGCTAATGGGTTCCTGTACTTTGCCCAGCGGCTTGCCACTGTGTTGCGTTGGGTGCTGACGGCCGTTGCTTCACATGGGGTCGAAATGAGGTATTAGCACCAGTCAGTCTCAGTCGATGGATCTTTTTTTGGGGATGGATTTCTTGCTTAACGCTATTCTTTCGAGCAGAAGGGGCAGCTGGGGCATGGGGACACGCTCATGCGTAATCTGCCCGCCGTTGTTTCTGAACTTTCAAAGTAAGAAAACCGTCCGCACCGCTGAACTTATTTCCTGCATTTTAACTGTTTAAATGGGAAGCGTGCACTTTATTGCTGAATTCGTCAGTATATAGCATCCTCTCCAGTTGAAATGAATAACCCAAGGGTGTCGTGTGTTGTCTCGGCGCGTTTCTGAATGCTAATTAGCACTTGTTAATTCGGCTGCAGATACAACATAATTTCAGcaggtgttggaagaaatcatacggTGGTCGTTACTGACGATGGGAAGTCCTTTGCATTTGGTGACAACAAACATGGGCAATTAGGGACAGGTTCACTAAGGAAAGGTTTGATATCCTTCACTTTTCGTTTTTTTATGACTGATATGACATAAGTATTATACTATTATTGCATCAAATACAATTGTTTTGTGGAAAATCATTCTGAGCTTGCATAAATTGTGGCTATATTTGCTTGACTGGCCAATTAGTACTATACTCTACATCTCGTGTATGTATGTTGTTACTCCAACCTATTCTTAGAATCTACTTTAACTTAATTTCCAGCTTGGTTCTTACACTGCTGTTATTTGTTGTCCCTGACTCCCTAATTTGCTGCAGAAACTGTGGTGTCGCCAGTCCCCTGTCTTGTGACTGAAGCAACTAATGCGGTCTGTGGTTGTGACTTTACTGTCTGGCTGTCATCAGTTGAGGGCTCTTCAATACTGTATGGCCTTACTGATTCTTAAAGATTAGCAACCTATTTTGTGTTTCATAACAAGAATGATCATCTTTTCATGATAACTTTTTCTCAATCAGTGTCTGCTTTAGCTGTAGTTAGTAGTTTTGTTCCCTTGTCAATTTTCAAGCAGCATTTTATTCTTCTGTTCTATTCAGCACAGCAGGCCTTCCCCAGTACGGCCAACTTGGTCATGGAAGCAACAACGAGGTTGATTGCTACTCTGTAACACAGCACACCTACTGCGTTTGCTATCATCAATGTTTGTGACTTGATTTATGTTATTACAGTATAACACCAAAGTTTCATCGGTAAAGCTATCATATGATCCTCAGCCCCGCCCCAGAGCAGTAGCTACATTATCTGGGAAAACTGTTGTCAAAGTTGCATGTGGAACAAATCATACAGGTTCTTTTCCtttcttcctttttcttggttaatGTGTGTCTTCAACCTTCATGATTAACACTGATCTTAACACCTTTGCTATACTTGGATGTTGCAGTTGCAGTTGATTCAAGTGGCTTTGTTTACACGTATGTTCCTTCTCTGCCATTTGCTTGACAATGTTAAATCCAGATTGTTGTGACTTACTGGTGTCTCTATATAGTTCTTTTCTGTATACATAAATATAATTGTTTTAACTcccatatatatatgtatatatatttcTATTCTCTCATATAGTTCCTTTATTTACCAGATGGGGTTTTGGTGGATACGGAAGGTAACTTATTCCTTTCATGCATCTCACCATAATCATGATGTGTCCTACATTGTTCATCTGTCCACTTTCGTAATATGTAGGTTGGGCCACAATGAACAGAAGGATGAGTGGCAGCCTCGCCTTgttcaaatatttcaaaagaaCAATATCCTGGGTCCCAACGACATTATCTCAGCTGGTTCTGCAAGTTCGGCGTGCACTGCCGGTGGTACGATTCACGTGTTACTTTGTCATTACTAGAGGAGTTTATTGCTTGGGCTATATCACGAAATACACTAGAAAAACCCAGCTTTGATAATATAGTTTGGCTGAGGATCATACATGGATCAAGTAGCTATTGTACGGAATTTACCTTGTACCTTGAGCTGATACTTAGTTATGTTTGTGCTGCATGTCTTGCTAAGATTATTACACAattcaaaattcaagtgaaatggCATAGAACTATCGAGTTAGTAATGGATCTTTAGCCTGTTGCGCACCAACCCTCAAGCCTGGCAAACATAACTGTAGTTTCTTATCTTGGCATTTCTCTGTGTTTGCGTACATATGCCTGTAAAACCATATCATTCAGCTAACATAGCTGAAAGCTGTTGAATGTTATTGCGTTTTAAGTTTATGCTCCTGTGTGGCTCATTGTTTGAAAATCTGACCTGAAAACTTGGGTACTTTGATAATATTGCTCTTGAATTATTCAATTTAAATGAAAACATCGTGTGAAAATTCACTCTCACTTTCGTTTTCCCGTCATACTGCCTGCACATAATTAGCCATACAAGAGCCTCTCTAATCATTGAAGTGGGGTGCTATAGACAGTGGGTCCAGATTGATATGTGTTTTCAGATAAGTAAATCAAATACTTTAGCAGGTTTGGGTCTAGTTGATTACTTAAGGAGGCATATGGCATGATTCTTGAATCATCCTATTTTCATGTGTTTGGGTCTACAGTCTACattaaatctagtactccctagcTTTTATTCTGCTGGTTAGATCTCATATCGCATGCGACAAGAAAATAGTGTTGTTATTATATCTTGTACTCTGTCAATCAGACTGGTGTTGAACTGTTGATTGTGCTGCAATATATAGAACTACAATTCTTTTTATTAATTGTTTGTCGCATGGTTTGATTATTAGGTCGCGGGCAGCTTTACATGTGGGGAAAACTGAAGAATTCAGGCGATGAGTGGATGTATCCAAAGCCAGTTACAGATTTAAGGTTCCTTGCAAACTGTGAATACCATAGTGATGAACAGTGCCATAGATAGCTACGCTGCAGTTTAGATATTCTCGTAATTACCTTAGTGTTAGAATATTATTATCCTTTGCttattttttgaaatgatcaCTTCTTTGTTTCAGTGGTTGGAACATCCGCTGTATGGCTTCTGGTAGCATGCACCATACTGTTGGCGCAGATGATTCTTGCATAAGCTGGGGTCATTCTGAGTATGGAGAGCTTGGTTATGGCTCTACGCAAAAGTACATCTATTTAAAATGCTTGTACTATGTGAAATACAAGTCTTGTGACCGTAGATTTTAACCATTGAACCTCTCTTACTGGTTATTGTTGCACATTATAATGTAACACAGGTCATCTGTAAATCCTAAAAAGGTTGATATTCTTGAAGGAATGCATGTTACAAGGTAATTGCACTAAATCAACATATGATTCTAGCCGCATCCTTTGTTCATAATATAATCAGAATTAAGTCCAGAACACTTTTGCAGTGTGGGTTGTGGAGTTGGGATGTCTCTGATTGTTGTGGATAGGGCAAATGTTGGTGATAAGATTGACCAGGTAACTAAATGGGTTTTCATGCAAGAACTGTTTACCTACTTGAAGTTACTTAGGTGTTAAAATTTAAGgaaatttattttgttataaTTATTTGTGATGCTAAAGCTAAACAAAAGAAACATGATGAATGAATTAGCAGCATGGCTTTGGGTCATGTGATGTTAAAGTTGAGGTATGTCTGTTAACATGAAACACGTCCTAAACAACCAAACCAAAGCATATGCATGTTAGTAAAAGAGCCAGGTGATCAATCATGGACACATGCTAATGATGAGGAATTAATTTTCTAAAGGTTACAGTGAAACAAAAATGTCTTGAAAATCTTGATTCATGAACCCTTTTAGGCAAATTGTTTGCCTTTTCAATTTAAAATGTCATTATTTACATATACCCCCGTGAACCCATCCTCTTTCTTTTTGGTTATTAGTTGTCATGTCCTGCACTGCTTAGATTGATAATAACATGTTTCAACACACACAAACTGTGATTAGTTCCCACGGTCTAATATACGTATTTTTGTTCTCAGCTGGATACTTTTGATGGGGATTCTGATGCTTTGTTTCAAGGTGTGCATTTAGCttattattttttagttttttacgaTGACACGTTTCTTACACCGGATATATGTTTGGTAAATATCATTCCAGTTTTGGTTTGATCTGTTACAAAGGATACTATCATCCTTGCTCAAGGTATTGAAACAAGGTAGTTGTTACTCGTTTTTTCAGAGAACCTCTACTTCCCTCCACGTCGATACAGCAAAGAAGAACAGGATACAAATACGAGCCAACAACATGCAACGCACGAAACAGGTACTTGGCAGGTCACCTCCCCTTGTATTAATTGTAGATAATCATCCTTGTAGCCAGTTTTCCTGGTTAAGTTCTAAATTTATATAGTATTTATATTCATAGTTTCATACATTGTGAAAAcaaatatatgatgcatttacAAAGCAATCGTGAACAAATGCTAGAAGGATGAATGAAAAGTCATAGCATGGAGATTTATCCAGCTTGTAATTGGGAAGTTGTAAATTTCAAATAGAAGCAACTAACAAAAATGATGAAAACTTTAAATTGATGGCACATATTGTCCGATTGCTAATGTGTACTACTGAGAACCAAGAATTATAAATTAGCAAGTGCGTTTGTAAATTGGCTTATGCTGCAGTATGCATTATGCAGTATCCAGCTTACTAGATGCAATCTTAGCTCACTGTATGGCTTAAAACAGCCATGTAAGTGGTAGCTTTGTTCAAACTTGTTAATAGTTTGTTTTGCGTACTCATAAGTCGTAACATGGAAGGTCACTTTTTACATATAGCCTAGTATGTGGTCCTGCAGACAGAGTCCTCGcttgtaacttttttttttgcatactcTCATTTCCAATTAGATTAGTTAGTTATCTTATCAATAGTTATTCTGTGCTTAGTTTCAATCTGTTCTTTGAACAGTTTGGAACTGTTACGATCATGGCCTTATGTATGTCGGCTGCTCCACCTGTAGAGTATTAGTACTTCTTAAAATAGCATCAGAGGGATTGTAGTAGAAATCTAGGAACATATGAATTCAAATTCTACTGTTACATCTCAATTACACCCCAAGATTATTTAAATATGTCCTCTACATGCTGCAAAGGTTTACATGAAGACTAGCCCATTACCCCGCTTGTGCTACACTTTGTCAAGTACGCAGTACAAGCTGGCCTAAGTTTTAGATTACTTACGAATTCAAAAATCATTGGTGCCAGGAGAACAAAATCGCGAGTAGGTTGTTGGACATCGTTAGTTTTGGTCTGTTCACGCTGCCACTATTCAGGTTGATTTGTTTTGAATTCAAGTATTCTCCTTCTAATGTCGGTCCTAATGATTTCGGTATAGAGAACATATCGATAAAGTGAGATGTTCTCCACCGACTTCCTTTCAGATCAACAATTGCTCAATCGTTTTCTGCATTTTGGTCTTTAAATTTCTTTCTTCTGTCGCCACTATGTCAAAGCATCAGCACGTAAGATGCATGGAATTCTGGATCTTATTTTCACTCACTCGAATAACTTTTCACTTGTGCCTTCTTCATGTCAAACTTATGTTGGATACTTCTTTCATGTGGAATATGTATTACTGCTGGTAAATAACAGTGATGTGTTTTTAGTGCACATAAGATGTTGATTTGATTCTACTCTGCTACCCCATCTTCAGTGTGAAAATGGTTAAACTGAACTTAAGCTGGTTTACAATGGAATTGTTTTAGACTGCTATAAAGCGCCTACCGTTTTTTCCGTTCACAGTTCTTTTGTTCACCATGTAATCATGGATTATTCTGAACTGTTTCACTGCAGAAGCAGAGAGGCCGGACAAGGCGACCAAGAAAGCAACTCCTGCCGCCAACTCAAGGCCCAACAAGCGC from Lolium rigidum isolate FL_2022 chromosome 4, APGP_CSIRO_Lrig_0.1, whole genome shotgun sequence encodes the following:
- the LOC124647133 gene encoding protein RCC2-like, whose translation is MPASAAAGVAAEGDEEKPAGRELLYCGTTRFDIMGRKVKGVMRGSRGNLVSPARLRPLVGVDIRFVASGCAACHCVALGADGRCFTWGRNEKGQLGHGDTLMRNLPAVVSELSKYNIISAGVGRNHTVVVTDDGKSFAFGDNKHGQLGTGSLRKETVVSPVPCLVTEATNAVCGCDFTVWLSSVEGSSILTAGLPQYGQLGHGSNNEYNTKVSSVKLSYDPQPRPRAVATLSGKTVVKVACGTNHTVAVDSSGFVYTWGFGGYGRLGHNEQKDEWQPRLVQIFQKNNILGPNDIISAGSASSACTAGGRGQLYMWGKLKNSGDEWMYPKPVTDLSGWNIRCMASGSMHHTVGADDSCISWGHSEYGELGYGSTQKSSVNPKKVDILEGMHVTSVGCGVGMSLIVVDRANVGDKIDQLDTFDGDSDALFQENLYFPPRRYSKEEQDTNTSQQHATHETEAERPDKATKKATPAANSRPNKRKTTVDHPKPEHSTDGSGEETKEVQRSHGTSTRRGRGRGAKTAATPEPMPSGRGRGRGRPKKGTGSP